A single region of the Pseudomonas mandelii genome encodes:
- a CDS encoding TniQ family protein — protein sequence MSDLLFFPVSMPDEMLHSRVTRYHYLSGNRTATETYRDLFASKPFCIGGIVPKQIERLAHRLPGQSESNLAELISSNTTFPAYRPFLGVKQGPENNVGPLGYDGVVRVPRREESTHGKAKLCPTCVQEDLIDRGSAYWHRSHQIPGVAVCWRHGDALIHACPECSRPFYRKLKLLPNLTEPCACGWSPLNSAATHKGSNLEQKVALFAHDILQRNIPPIGSTVLSSCYVRQCKKRGFIFGKNAGIAKLFDSIQSAYGDELLSQIDPAYNTGKHEQWIRLKSDKGQLRMV from the coding sequence ATGTCTGATCTATTATTTTTCCCCGTATCGATGCCGGATGAAATGCTGCACTCTCGTGTCACCCGCTATCACTATCTGTCAGGCAATAGAACCGCGACAGAAACCTACCGCGATTTGTTCGCATCGAAACCCTTTTGCATTGGTGGCATCGTACCCAAGCAGATCGAGAGGCTCGCCCACAGGCTGCCGGGGCAATCGGAGAGCAATCTCGCAGAGCTGATCAGTAGCAACACGACTTTTCCTGCTTACCGACCTTTTCTTGGGGTTAAGCAGGGTCCGGAGAACAACGTAGGACCGCTCGGTTATGACGGGGTGGTACGGGTGCCCCGCAGAGAAGAGTCCACCCATGGCAAGGCTAAGCTTTGTCCTACCTGCGTTCAGGAGGATTTGATTGATCGGGGTTCTGCCTACTGGCATCGATCTCACCAGATACCCGGTGTTGCCGTCTGTTGGCGTCATGGCGACGCATTGATCCATGCCTGCCCCGAGTGCTCTCGCCCGTTCTACCGAAAATTGAAGCTACTTCCCAATCTGACTGAGCCATGCGCGTGCGGCTGGAGCCCCTTAAACAGCGCAGCGACTCACAAGGGCTCAAATCTGGAACAGAAAGTCGCCCTGTTCGCACACGATATCTTGCAACGCAATATTCCTCCGATAGGCAGTACGGTATTAAGTTCGTGCTACGTCCGCCAATGCAAGAAACGCGGATTCATTTTCGGAAAAAATGCGGGTATCGCAAAACTATTCGACAGCATCCAAAGCGCTTACGGCGATGAGCTTTTGTCGCAGATTGATCCAGCCTATAACACCGGGAAGCATGAGCAATGGATCCGGCTCAAATCAGACAAAGGTCAGCTAAGGATGGTCTGA
- a CDS encoding IS5-like element IS1384 family transposase: MKQMTFADAEYAGKRKQTRKELFLIEMDRVVPWKGLIALIEPHYPKGEGGRPAYPLMAMLRVHLLQNWFGYSDPAMEEALYETTILRQFAGLNLERIPDETTILNFRRLLEKHELAAGILAVINGYLGDRGLSLRQGTIVDATLINAPSSTKNKDGKRDPEMHQTKKGNQYYFGMKAHIGADDESGLVHSVVGTAANVADVTQVDKLLHGDENVVCADAGYTGVEKRPEHEGREVIWQVAARRSTYKKLDKRSVLYKAKRKIEKAKAQVRAKVEHPFRVIKRQFGYTKVRFRGLAKNTAQLVTLFALSNLWMARRHLLTNAGEVRL, from the coding sequence ATGAAGCAGATGACCTTCGCCGACGCCGAGTACGCTGGCAAGCGCAAGCAAACCCGCAAGGAGTTGTTCCTGATCGAGATGGATCGGGTGGTGCCGTGGAAGGGCTTGATTGCTTTGATCGAGCCACATTATCCGAAAGGTGAAGGTGGCCGTCCGGCCTACCCGTTGATGGCGATGCTGCGTGTGCATCTGCTGCAGAACTGGTTCGGCTACAGCGATCCAGCGATGGAGGAAGCGCTGTACGAAACCACGATCCTGCGCCAGTTTGCCGGGCTGAACCTGGAGCGCATCCCCGACGAAACCACCATTCTCAACTTCCGCCGCTTGCTGGAGAAACACGAGCTGGCGGCCGGCATCCTCGCTGTCATCAATGGCTATCTGGGCGACCGCGGCCTGTCGCTGCGCCAGGGCACCATCGTCGATGCAACGCTGATCAATGCGCCCAGTTCGACCAAGAACAAGGACGGCAAGCGCGACCCGGAAATGCACCAGACCAAGAAGGGAAACCAGTATTATTTTGGCATGAAGGCCCACATCGGCGCCGATGACGAATCGGGTCTGGTGCACAGCGTAGTGGGCACGGCGGCCAATGTGGCGGATGTCACCCAGGTGGACAAATTGCTGCATGGCGACGAAAACGTGGTCTGCGCCGATGCAGGCTACACCGGTGTCGAAAAGCGGCCCGAGCATGAAGGACGTGAAGTTATCTGGCAGGTGGCGGCACGCCGCAGCACCTACAAAAAACTCGATAAGCGCAGCGTGCTGTACAAAGCCAAGCGCAAGATTGAAAAGGCCAAGGCTCAGGTGCGCGCCAAGGTCGAGCATCCGTTCCGGGTAATCAAGCGCCAGTTCGGTTACACCAAGGTGCGCTTTCGCGGCTTGGCCAAAAACACGGCGCAACTGGTGACACTGTTCGCTCTGTCGAACCTGTGGATGGCGCGCCGACATTTACTGACGAATGCAGGAGAGGTGCGCCTGTAA
- a CDS encoding transposase → MPLARHLIIALHLFSSADDFEEALKNESILLSASISPRVPKGEESHPNQKTRYRQKIELLLALRADADVEYLWKKAYKPTQWILENDNAWLMAKLRAPKKVAVTAEKSVDSRDGAYAALIEAGVDELYKVTKDPKRVNIRNLQSLLPSSLPHELDLRKQKFPLTYQQIKIHQESVWHFRLRTLVWTVSELIRMKLPVNYSTVRLTSAVASKVFLVFSSFFEWDLESLARTGVDAEALLRSTGVSRNWEGPPVPISF, encoded by the coding sequence ATGCCGCTCGCGCGGCATTTGATCATTGCTCTTCATTTGTTTTCCAGTGCAGATGACTTTGAAGAGGCTCTGAAGAATGAGTCTATCCTGCTGAGTGCCTCTATTTCTCCGCGAGTTCCCAAAGGCGAAGAATCGCATCCTAACCAAAAAACTAGATATCGCCAAAAAATTGAGTTGCTTTTAGCGCTACGTGCCGACGCCGATGTCGAGTACCTCTGGAAGAAAGCGTACAAACCTACGCAATGGATTCTAGAAAATGATAACGCATGGTTAATGGCAAAACTCCGTGCACCTAAAAAAGTTGCAGTTACGGCCGAGAAGTCTGTCGACTCTAGAGACGGCGCGTATGCAGCCCTTATCGAAGCGGGCGTAGATGAGCTATACAAAGTTACGAAAGATCCGAAGAGAGTGAACATTCGGAATTTGCAATCGCTGCTCCCAAGTTCGTTACCTCATGAACTGGATCTGCGCAAGCAGAAGTTTCCCCTTACTTATCAACAGATCAAGATTCATCAAGAGTCAGTATGGCATTTCCGTCTAAGAACTTTGGTGTGGACTGTCTCTGAACTCATCAGGATGAAGCTCCCGGTGAATTACTCGACGGTAAGATTGACCTCAGCGGTAGCAAGCAAGGTTTTCCTGGTTTTTTCCAGTTTCTTCGAGTGGGATCTGGAAAGCTTGGCAAGAACCGGAGTCGACGCGGAGGCCTTGCTCAGATCTACCGGCGTATCGAGGAATTGGGAGGGACCACCGGTTCCAATAAGCTTTTGA
- a CDS encoding DUF2790 domain-containing protein: protein MTAMKGFFAATILTLSALAMAEGGGDRVYGRMMQENQQAMEQYASRNGKTPPEIVHYEYGMNLDIQKVVSVTQANKTCGIAPSRMTYEDSTGKLNTVEYKVMADNCPHGS, encoded by the coding sequence ATGACAGCAATGAAAGGATTTTTTGCCGCTACTATTTTGACCTTATCTGCTTTGGCCATGGCTGAGGGAGGCGGTGACCGCGTTTATGGTCGAATGATGCAAGAGAACCAACAGGCAATGGAACAATACGCCTCAAGAAATGGTAAGACACCTCCTGAAATTGTTCATTATGAATATGGTATGAACCTCGATATCCAGAAGGTCGTCAGTGTCACACAAGCCAATAAAACCTGTGGTATTGCTCCTTCGCGCATGACCTACGAAGACTCTACCGGCAAGCTTAACACCGTGGAATATAAGGTTATGGCCGACAACTGCCCACATGGAAGCTAG
- a CDS encoding DUF411 domain-containing protein has protein sequence MRNNFLRPGRALRLAAFAALFISSAGHAAESLTIDVHRDANCGCCKKWIQHLEANGFTVVDHVETNMSAVKQDLGVAPRLSSCHTAMINGKFVEGHVPAEQIIAMSKRDDLLGIAVPGMPAGSPGMEVDGKHDAYKVIGLSKAGTDHVIAEYPGN, from the coding sequence ATGCGAAATAACTTTCTTCGTCCCGGTCGGGCACTTCGCCTCGCTGCATTTGCGGCTCTGTTTATCAGTTCAGCTGGTCATGCAGCAGAGTCGCTGACGATCGACGTCCATCGTGACGCTAACTGTGGATGCTGCAAGAAGTGGATCCAGCACCTTGAAGCTAACGGCTTCACCGTCGTTGATCATGTAGAAACCAACATGAGCGCGGTCAAGCAGGATCTCGGTGTTGCTCCACGACTCTCGTCCTGCCACACAGCAATGATCAATGGAAAGTTTGTTGAAGGTCACGTGCCCGCCGAGCAAATCATTGCGATGAGCAAACGTGACGACCTTCTCGGGATCGCCGTTCCTGGCATGCCGGCCGGCTCCCCAGGAATGGAAGTGGACGGGAAACATGACGCTTATAAGGTAATCGGCTTGTCCAAAGCAGGCACAGACCACGTCATTGCTGAATACCCCGGAAACTGA
- a CDS encoding c-type cytochrome codes for MKRTLKTLTAAGVVAAITGAGVVYFGVINVGADEPHSDPVYALLSTARDRSIEVRSRDIKVPDLSEEALIRAGAGNYNSMCIGCHLAPGIAGTELSNSLYPAPPNLSKLGVDGNPAAAFWIIKHGIKSTGMPAWGKSMADPYIWGMVAFLQQLPSLDAEQYKALATSSGGHQHGGGESKMHNHEGQHEGQKGVVAGHHDASAAEEIAEAGDHHGERNSAHAHEAAAAPSQDESTEHAHPQVVEASHDAPETPATQPKTHTHADGKEHTHAK; via the coding sequence ATGAAAAGAACATTGAAAACATTGACTGCTGCCGGGGTGGTTGCCGCAATAACAGGTGCCGGCGTGGTTTATTTTGGTGTGATCAATGTTGGGGCGGATGAACCACATTCCGATCCCGTTTACGCGCTACTTTCCACCGCTCGGGATCGCTCGATCGAAGTGCGCTCACGCGACATTAAAGTCCCCGACCTGAGCGAAGAAGCTCTCATCCGCGCAGGTGCTGGCAACTACAACTCTATGTGCATCGGTTGCCATCTGGCTCCGGGTATTGCAGGAACCGAGTTAAGTAATAGCCTTTACCCTGCACCTCCGAATCTTTCAAAACTGGGCGTTGATGGAAACCCTGCCGCAGCTTTCTGGATCATCAAGCATGGAATCAAATCCACAGGCATGCCCGCTTGGGGTAAAAGCATGGCCGATCCCTACATATGGGGAATGGTCGCTTTTCTCCAGCAACTGCCTTCATTGGATGCAGAGCAATACAAAGCTCTAGCAACCAGCAGCGGTGGTCATCAACACGGTGGCGGTGAGAGCAAAATGCATAACCATGAAGGCCAGCATGAGGGCCAAAAAGGCGTTGTCGCGGGGCATCATGACGCGAGTGCAGCCGAAGAGATAGCCGAAGCAGGCGACCATCATGGCGAGAGAAACAGCGCTCATGCCCATGAGGCGGCCGCAGCGCCTTCTCAGGATGAAAGTACCGAACACGCCCATCCTCAGGTTGTGGAGGCTTCACATGACGCCCCTGAAACTCCGGCCACTCAGCCAAAAACTCATACCCACGCTGATGGGAAGGAACATACCCATGCGAAATAA
- a CDS encoding copper resistance protein B, producing MTKKPKRQIEIMTSKFLRPTLIALAVSTSPAFFVVVHAAEEMDHSKMDHGSIGAMDHSKMGAMDHSKMSMDDGQMDGMESMDGGATTTSRTPVPVLTDADRAAAFPDVAGHGVHDKKLNSFMLLDKFEYQDADNGSALAWDAKGWIGGDVDRLWLRSEGERTNGVTENAELSALWGHSIGPWWDVVTGVRQDFKPGSPQTWGALGIQGMALYNFEAEATAYIGENGQTAARLEGDYDILLTNRLILQPTAEANFYGKNDPQRGIGSGLANTEVGLRLRYEIVRQFAPYIGVSWSRSYGNTADLASDEGEDANEARFVAGIRMWF from the coding sequence ATGACCAAAAAACCAAAAAGGCAGATTGAGATCATGACCAGTAAGTTTTTACGCCCAACGTTGATAGCACTGGCAGTCTCTACCAGTCCTGCTTTCTTTGTCGTGGTTCACGCCGCTGAAGAGATGGATCACTCCAAGATGGACCACGGCTCAATCGGAGCTATGGACCATAGCAAGATGGGGGCTATGGATCACAGCAAGATGAGTATGGATGACGGGCAAATGGACGGAATGGAAAGTATGGATGGAGGGGCGACTACCACCAGTCGAACCCCAGTCCCCGTACTTACCGACGCTGACCGTGCAGCCGCCTTTCCAGATGTCGCTGGTCATGGTGTCCACGACAAAAAACTAAATTCCTTCATGCTGCTGGATAAATTTGAGTACCAGGATGCTGACAACGGTAGTGCATTGGCCTGGGATGCAAAAGGATGGATCGGCGGTGACGTTGACCGACTGTGGTTGCGCTCGGAAGGCGAACGTACCAATGGCGTAACGGAAAACGCTGAACTCTCAGCACTTTGGGGGCACTCCATCGGTCCATGGTGGGATGTCGTCACCGGCGTACGACAAGACTTCAAACCCGGGTCACCACAAACTTGGGGAGCGCTCGGTATTCAGGGCATGGCCCTCTATAACTTTGAAGCCGAAGCGACCGCCTACATCGGTGAGAACGGTCAAACCGCTGCTCGATTGGAAGGCGACTACGACATTCTGCTGACCAATCGCCTGATCTTGCAGCCGACGGCCGAAGCCAATTTTTACGGAAAAAATGATCCCCAGCGCGGCATTGGGTCTGGATTGGCAAACACCGAAGTAGGGCTCCGATTGCGTTATGAGATTGTTCGCCAATTTGCCCCTTACATTGGTGTTAGCTGGAGCCGCTCCTACGGCAATACGGCAGATCTGGCCAGCGATGAAGGAGAGGATGCCAACGAGGCCCGGTTTGTCGCCGGTATTCGGATGTGGTTTTGA
- a CDS encoding copper resistance system multicopper oxidase — MHSKTSRRTFVKGLAAGGILGGLGLWRTPVWAVTSPGLPSVLTGNEFDLFIGETPVNITGSPRTAMTINGSLPGPLLRWREGETVTLRVKNRLDQDTSIHWHGIILPANMDGVPGLSFHGIAPDGMYEYKFKVHQNGTYWYHSHSGLQEQAGVYGPIVIDSKEPEPFQYNRDYVVMLTDWTDEDPSRVMAKLKKQSDYYNHHKRTVGDFIDDVSKQGWSAAVADRKMWAEMKMNPTDLADVSGDTYTYLMNGQAPNGNWTGIFKPGEKLRLRFINGSAMSYFDVRIPGLKMTVVAADGQHVEPVSVDEFRIAVAETYDVIVEPASEEAYTIFAQSMDRTGYARGTLAVREGLKAQVPAIDPRPLLTMDDMGMGGMAGMDHGSMAGMGGGDMKQGDMSGMAGMDHSKMAGMDQSDMTGMTGMDSGDMTNMAGMDHSKMAGMDKGDMSNMAGMDHSKMAGMDKGDMSNMAGMDHSKMAGMGGMGGEMQTHPASETNNPLVDMQAMNPTPKLNDPGIGLRNNGRRVLTYSDLKSTFQDPDGREPNRTIELHLTGHMEKFSWSFNGIKFSDAEPLRLKYGERLRITLVNDTMMTHPIHLHGMWSDLEDENGKFMVRKHTIDMPPGTKRSYRVTADALGRWAYHCHLLFHMEMGMFREVRVDE; from the coding sequence ATGCATTCCAAAACCTCTAGGCGGACATTCGTTAAAGGCCTGGCCGCTGGTGGCATTCTCGGCGGCCTGGGTCTGTGGCGCACTCCTGTATGGGCAGTGACCAGTCCTGGTCTGCCGAGCGTTCTCACCGGTAACGAATTTGATCTGTTTATTGGTGAAACCCCTGTAAACATAACTGGCTCGCCGCGCACAGCCATGACCATCAATGGTTCGTTGCCCGGACCTTTGCTGCGCTGGCGCGAAGGCGAGACGGTCACACTGCGTGTGAAAAATCGCCTAGACCAAGACACCTCCATTCATTGGCACGGGATCATTCTGCCCGCCAATATGGACGGTGTACCGGGTTTGAGTTTCCATGGCATCGCGCCCGATGGCATGTACGAGTACAAATTCAAGGTGCATCAGAACGGTACGTACTGGTACCACAGCCACTCTGGTTTGCAGGAGCAGGCAGGCGTTTACGGTCCAATCGTCATCGACTCGAAAGAGCCTGAACCTTTTCAATACAACCGCGATTATGTGGTGATGTTGACTGACTGGACCGATGAAGATCCTAGTCGCGTCATGGCCAAGCTCAAGAAGCAATCGGACTACTACAATCACCACAAACGTACCGTGGGCGACTTTATCGACGACGTCAGCAAGCAAGGTTGGTCTGCTGCCGTGGCCGACCGGAAGATGTGGGCTGAAATGAAAATGAACCCCACTGATCTCGCAGACGTCAGTGGGGATACTTACACCTATCTCATGAATGGCCAGGCGCCTAACGGTAACTGGACCGGTATTTTCAAGCCGGGCGAGAAGCTGCGCCTGCGCTTTATCAACGGCTCAGCTATGAGCTATTTCGACGTCCGCATCCCTGGTTTGAAAATGACCGTTGTGGCGGCTGACGGCCAACATGTCGAACCAGTCAGCGTCGATGAATTCCGCATCGCCGTGGCAGAAACGTATGACGTGATCGTAGAACCTGCCAGCGAAGAAGCTTACACAATCTTCGCCCAGTCCATGGATAGAACCGGTTATGCACGTGGAACCTTGGCAGTTCGCGAAGGATTAAAGGCACAGGTACCTGCGATCGATCCTCGGCCGCTTTTGACCATGGATGACATGGGTATGGGCGGTATGGCGGGCATGGACCATGGCAGCATGGCTGGTATGGGCGGCGGCGATATGAAACAAGGTGACATGTCAGGCATGGCGGGCATGGACCACAGCAAAATGGCGGGAATGGACCAAAGTGACATGACCGGGATGACCGGCATGGACAGCGGTGACATGACTAACATGGCCGGTATGGACCACAGCAAGATGGCGGGAATGGACAAAGGCGACATGTCCAACATGGCCGGCATGGACCACAGCAAGATGGCGGGAATGGACAAAGGCGACATGTCCAACATGGCTGGCATGGACCACAGCAAGATGGCAGGGATGGGCGGTATGGGTGGCGAAATGCAAACTCACCCAGCGTCCGAAACCAACAACCCGTTGGTTGACATGCAAGCCATGAACCCAACGCCCAAGCTAAACGATCCAGGCATCGGGTTACGAAACAATGGTCGTCGAGTGCTCACCTACTCAGACCTGAAAAGCACCTTCCAAGACCCTGACGGTCGCGAGCCCAATCGCACCATTGAGCTTCATCTGACCGGTCACATGGAGAAGTTTTCGTGGTCCTTCAACGGCATCAAATTCTCTGACGCCGAGCCGCTTCGTCTGAAGTATGGGGAGCGTCTGCGTATCACCCTGGTGAACGACACCATGATGACCCACCCCATCCACCTTCACGGCATGTGGAGCGACCTTGAAGATGAGAACGGCAAGTTCATGGTGCGCAAGCACACAATCGACATGCCACCAGGTACCAAGCGCAGCTATCGAGTCACCGCCGATGCCTTAGGTCGCTGGGCCTATCACTGCCACCTGCTTTTCCATATGGAAATGGGCATGTTCCGTGAAGTACGGGTTGATGAGTAA
- a CDS encoding co-regulatory protein PtrA N-terminal domain-containing protein has protein sequence MNPIKTLFVIAALTVSSLAMAEGGGDRAFARMEAARNNSMESYQVAQKQSTQPPIAESQAKSTDHKNC, from the coding sequence ATGAACCCCATCAAAACTTTGTTCGTCATCGCAGCCCTGACCGTCTCTTCTTTGGCAATGGCTGAAGGCGGTGGTGACCGGGCGTTCGCACGTATGGAAGCGGCTAGGAATAATTCAATGGAATCGTATCAAGTAGCCCAAAAGCAAAGCACCCAACCTCCCATCGCAGAAAGCCAAGCCAAATCGACGGACCACAAGAATTGCTGA